Part of the Henckelia pumila isolate YLH828 chromosome 2, ASM3356847v2, whole genome shotgun sequence genome is shown below.
AAGATAACAGAGGGGGAGGTGATGAAATTCCTATGGAGGAATACAGTATGCTGGTTTGGGCTCCCAAGAAAGCTCGTTTCGGATAATGGTCGACAGTTTTAGGGACAAAAATTGGCAGATTGTTGTGCAGAAATGGGCATTAAGCAGGCCTTCACCTCGGTAGCCTATCCTCAAAGTAACGAGAAAACTGAAGTGACCAACCATACTATTGTCCGATCTCCTCAGGCACGATTGCATGGAGTTGGGAAAGATTGGGTGGAGGAGATCCCGAGTGTACTATGGCCCTACCGCACTACACCTCATACAACCACTCAAGAGACACCTTTCAGTTTCCTATATGGATCCAAGGCCGTCTTACCAGTAGATATTGGGCAACCCTCAGCTTGCATTCAGGCTCATGCAGAAACAGAGGTAGAGGCCCGAGCGCAGTAATTGGATTTGATAGAGGAGCGGAGGGATAAAGCGGCTCAAAGAAAGGAGGCTTACCGAGCTCGAGTGATGAGAGCCTTTTATCAAAAAAGTCAAACATCGTAAATTTAAAGAAGGGGAGTTTATTTTGAAGAAGGCTAATCCAGCTGGAGAGGTCGGCAAATTAGACTCTCGATGGGAAGGACCTTATATGCTAATCAGGAGGGTGGGTATCAACACTTGGTAACTGGAAGATGGCCAGGGACGGACACTCAAATGGCCCTGGAATGCAATGCATCTCAagaagtattttatttaattattgtaaTCAATATCGGTATTTATCAATAAAAGCATTTATTTATGGAAGCAAACATCTCCTACAAAGAACTAGAAATTCCAGGCCCCGACACCTATCTAAAGCCCAAGTTATTCTAAGCCTTGACACCTTACAAAACCCGGGAGCTTTTAGACCACGACATCTATCTAAAATCCCAAGGTATTCTAAATCTTGGAATCCTACAAAGCCCGAGAGGTCCCCGACACCTATCTCAAATCCCAAGATATTCTAAGACTTGGTACTCTACAAAGCCCGGGACGTTTCAGGCCTCGGAACTTATCTAAAAGCCCATGGTAATCTAAGCTTTGGAACCCTacaaagcccgggaggttccaggccccggcacttATCTAAAATCTCAAAGTATTCTAATCCTTGGAACCCTACAAAGCCCgtgaggttccaggccccgaaACTTATCTAAAATCTCAAGGCATTCTAAGCCTTGACACCCTacaaagcccgggaggttccaggccccggcacctaTCTCGAAGCCCAAAGTATTCTAAGCCATGGAACCCTACAAATCTCGAGAGGTTTCAGACCCTGACACTTATCTAAAAGCCCAAGGTATTCTAAGCCTTGGAACCCTACAAatcccgggaggttccaggacCCAGTACCCATATAAAATCTCAAGGTATTCTAAGCTTTGGAACCCTACAAAGACCGGGAGGTTTCAGGCCCCGCCACCTATCTAAAAGCCCAAGGTATTCTAAGCCTTGGCACTCTACAAATCCCGGGATGTTCCAGGCCCCGGAACCTATCTAAAAGCCCAAGATATTCTAAACCTTGACACCCTACAAAGCTCGAGAGGTTCCAGGCCCTGACACCTATCTAAAAGCCCAAGGTATTTTAAGCCTTGGCACCCTACAAAGCCTGGGAGGTTTCAGGCCCCGACACCTATCTAAAAGCCCATGTTATTCTAAACTTTGGCACCCTACAAAGCCTAGGATCATTAAAACATGGGCGCTTATTTTGAGAGGTCGGGATACTACTTAGTCATGATTTTGGTTTGGTGTTGAAAGAAGTAAATACTTAAAGCAGAGTACGAATACTGAAGGAAATAATTTGAATTAACAAAAGGAAATTACAAGTGGAGGGACTTCAGTGGTCCAATTACAAAATAGGCCTAGATTACGGGGTTGTCTGGGGCACCTTTGCCTTCTGTTGTCGGGATCTCTTTTGACTGGGAGGCTTCTGCTCTGTCCGGCCTGGCTGAAGCAGGAAGAGAATGACTAGCCCTATCCAAGTCAGGAAACTCCTTCTGGTCGGCATACCAAAGACCGGCTTCTTCGAATTGGTCACGGCATTTCTCAAAGCCAATTTTGAAGAAGGAATATGCCATGTCCTCCACAGCCTTTTGGAATTTGGCAGAGGAAAGGAAAGAGGCTTTGAGCTCTTTCTCTGACTTCATATGGCTTTTTAAAGCAGACAATGCCTTCTCAGCCTTATCCTTGCCAGCGGCAACCTTGGCCCAGGCTTCCGCAGTTTGACCTTGAGTCACCTCTAGCTCGGAAGTGGTAGAAGCTAGAGTGTCTTGGGCTTTGCGAGTTTCTGCTTGAGATTGGGATAGGATCTGCTGGGTGGAGAGAAGTTGTCGGTTGGCTGCTTCAAGGGAAGATCGGAGGCTGGACACCACCTGGTCATGGGTTTTCTTCAGCATCTCCGTGTCCTGCTCCATTTTCTTGTATAGTTCTGAAGCAGCCTCGGACCGTTCCGCTTCTATTTGAGCCCGATTCGTCTCTATTCGCCCAAATTGGGTGGCATCTTCATAGCTATCAACTAGCATTTGCAGGCCCTGAAAACATAAGGattagaagaagaagaagcaagCACAAGGATGTTGAGGAAAGAAAGGGAGAACTTATAGACAAAATTTGGTTAGTGCCCTCAAAGTACTTGTTGGTCGGGTCCCGGTGATAGAGGTGGTTTTGTTCGATGGGGGTCAAGAGATCCTTTAATATCCGTACCTCTCGACCAGAAGCCTGAGCCATGAAGATATTTTCTTGGGCAGAAGGAGGGGCTGGAACCCTGGGAAGCTTGGTAGAAGGGGCCGAGGGGGCTGAAGGAACGGGAAAGGGGTGCTCTTCCTCTAGGTCACTCAGGACGACCGTATCGGGTTCCCCCATAGCTTTTCTCTTGTGAGAAAGAAGGGAGGAAGTCTCAGCCACATCGGGGGATTGCTGATCAGAAGTCCCGACCCTTTGGACAGCAGGTACTTTGGGCGTAGGGGAAGTTTGGGGTCGATAAGAATAGGGGCAGTAGCAGAGGAGGGAAGTTCTAGGTTCAGGGCCCCCTGAGCTCAACGCTTTTGAGCCAGTTGCAAGACTTGGGTTTTTTTGGCTGCCTCAGCAGCCCTAGCCTTCTCTTTTCCCTGGGTAGCCGCCTTTTCAGCTGCCTGCTTTTGGGAAAAGTCTTGCTTCATCAAGCGGgacttctttttcttcttctttggggCTAGTTCCTCTGTAAAAGAAACATTGGAAAGATCACAAGTTAGAGATAAAAACCAAGATAAGGCAAATAAGCAAAAACAGTAAGGTATATCGGGAGTTGAGCTCAGAGCTTCATATTCATCAATTATCCGGTCCATCGGATCCACCACCCGAGCACCCAGACCATAAGCAAATAAGTTCTTCTCCTCCAGGAGGGGGGCTGAAGGGAATTTCTCGTTTTCTACCAAATCCTGACAGCGGAGGTATGCTTCTTCGGCATAATAGTGTTTGGGATGTTTAGGTTTGGGTGGAAAATGGCTGTCAAGAGCTGGGTGGGTTTAGTATGGGCAGAAGGTAGCTGGATATAAAAGAATCTTTCTTTCCAGCCCTTCCAAGAAGAAAGGGTGTCATCCAGAAACCGGCCATCTTGCCGGGCATTAAGAGAGAaggtgtagcgaccctacccggatccacaaCCAAATTAGAGTTTAATAAAGCGCAtgaaataaatacttaaagcgtaaggagcgaataatttaaaatacaacaaattcaatcggtagaatacaaccgacgataacaaaagcatatatatactcttatacaaccaaatcgaaggttcaaaGTAAACAAATCTCTATCCTATAAACCTCACTCTCTCggatcctcaatcctgctgagagccgcccgGACCGTCCagctcaaacctgccccgccacaaggtacaccacaatatccaaacacaggggcgtgagcgactacgctcaatacataagcaatgatatatataaactaatatgAAGCAcacaaatatatttaaaatcacaGTAATACAATTTCTCAGGGCACCATGAATACACAGTACTgtgctaagagagcgactccgcggggtactcgtatattctcctatccactatagcgtctactccaccgtcgtgatctctcctagtgatagcaaaaccaggggttgagcgtccccagacacgaatccataaggagtaactcatcaccgatggaaacggTCTAGACTCACATCGTACTGGATGCAGTCTCACGTAAAagtcatgcatgtgctaaagcagtaaaccATGTAAAACCAAGCACAtgaaaatgcaacatataagcatacattttcatgtcggctatctcggtcagtacttacgtacctctaacaactGCAGGAAATTCCTAGCActactggtctagactccaagcctactagtcc
Proteins encoded:
- the LOC140877402 gene encoding uncharacterized protein, with amino-acid sequence MGGGETIGKDNRGGGDEIPMEEYKMGIKQAFTSVAYPQSNEKTEVTNHTIVRSPQARLHGVGKDWVEEIPSVLWPYRTTPHTTTQETPFSFLYGSKAVLPVDIGQPSACIQAHAETEVEARAQ